The nucleotide sequence acatatgcctctccaattgctcgcCACTAAGCACGattctcggcttctctcatccagctcctgccagccaccctgcgCAGACCATCACTCCACCGAGGCTGAGGGCGTCCTGCACTGCGTTTTCCAGTACGCAGAAGCATATTAtgatccaaataaataaaaaaacaagacgGCAGTTACCTGGCCAGTGCTGCAGAAGCAAGCCATCAAGAGAAACTTCACGGGTGCTTTAACTTTGTACGATCGATGCGTCCACAACCTGTGCGCACCGCAAGTAATACCTAATGCACAGAAAACAGTCATAGCGTAggctgaaacaaaaaaaaaagtaagtttgCTACTGCCAATTCAAATCTCTAGGAGAAAGGAAAATAGGCTGTTAGACATTACAGAGAAAGAAAGACATTGCGTGAGCCAAATTTTATAACATATATTTTGTAAGAAATTTcttaatattattcaaaacataaaaattatgaaatctTTTTTCTTCTGTAGGAGAATAAGAAATGCAGTTCcgatgtttttgaagtgaattatttttaggtgcgttgaaagtaaaattttactcgcgacagattatttacggctagagagaaaagataaaaTTTAGGAAGAACGAGGGTGAGAAAATTTACAAAGCGTCATGTGAACCACTGGACCATAGAGAGAGGGGAAGGAAagggatgaaaaatgaaaaaaaccacaatactaaataccgcaaaagaagtttcacttctttcacgtacaCCAAGTAGCATTTTTTCTttgaacttttaaaataaacaaggaTTGTTGTAGACTGTGGCCTGTATCATGAAATATTATTGCCACTctttcttttttcaaaaaaacttTGTCCCTTTTGATGATGTTGATGAGAGatgactgtttttatttaagtcaGAGGATAAGGAGGatattctgaagtcgtcgtagcctaacggataagacgtccggtgcattcgtgttgagcgatgcaccggtgttcgaatcccgcaggcgggtaccaatttttctaatgaaatacgtactcaacaaatgttcacgattgatttccacggtgaaggaataacatcgtgtaataaaaatgaaacccgcaaaaattataatttgcgtaattactggtggtaggacctcatgtgagtccgcacgggtaggtaccaccaccctgcctatttctgccgtgaagcagtaatgcgtttcggtttgaagggtggggcagccgttgtaactataattgagaccttagaacttatatctcaaggtgggtggcgcatttacgttgtagatgtctatgggctccagtaaccacttaacaccaggtgggctgtgagctcgtccactcatctaagcaataaaaaaaaaaaaaaaaaaaatgatttatccGGCTGTGAtccagaaataaattatttcttataCATTGTAGCAGTACTTTCAGACATGTTACTACTACCTAATGTACTATATAAAAATTCAGATAGATATCAATCTTGGACAATGTTGGACAGATACGTGCAGTTCagtataaaattacaataataatttttaaaaaatacattataatttgaGACCCGTAATTCTCATCTGAATAAaagagtctttttttttacagcttagaggggtggaccagctcaccgCCTAcctactgttaagtggttactggagcccatagacatttacaacgtaaatacgccacccaccttgagatataagttctaaggtctcaagtatagttagttacagcggctgccccaccattcaaacccaaacgcattactgcttcacggcagaaataggcagggtcgtggtacctacccgcgcggactcacaagaggtcctaccaccagtaattacgcaaattataattttgcgtaattataaattaaaatagtctttttttcgtattttcaAAATAACGACTGAACGACCTCTTCTAAGAAAAACAAATAACGAAATCGTACAGGGACATCAAAGGAATTggctaaaaaataaatcaagaaaCACTTACCAAATAAAAATGTTCCTAATTTTAGGGGAATTGCGTATTTGCTACAccaataaaaaccaaaaatatGAAAGAACGAAATCACTAATAATGAAtcccatttaattttatttttgaagacaAACATTTTCTTGAACATTTTGCTCAACAATTCTCATTCTGCGTTTGGTCTCACgcattttatacatattaactTGAGCTCGCATTAGGGTTCCACAGTGCGAACATACTAAACCATCTAACACGTACGtgaaacattacacactctaCATGTTGGAGGTTGGTGCTTCCGTAGGTTCCGTAGCTTCCTTatgtttaacccgcgattccctacaagtgagccttgggtggtgctaaacgggagccgaaaacataagcGGTGGTAGGAcatagtccgactggctggcgaccaccctccaactagagtccgtcgccaaatagcctagctgtgtgggttggagagccagttctattccttccctttccccttcctggttgcgggtgagtcttggtgacgcctggaacatgcggagcagacgtgcgtgcgagctgacaggcgtgattgtttgacgggggtacagggagacccagtgaaacggtatccgctgccgcccgccggtcagtaggggacctaaacccgggtgtctctactaagcTCCGCCCCGgtaagctgtcccgccaaccggtgtaaaatcctgtcgtgcggtcgtcgtgccggactTGGAGTGGATCCCGGTGAtcgtacgcagggtggactgggggcccttccaggCCCTGCGTCGACTATTCACGCaatccgtggtcgagcacgcactatgttccgcgcttcattcaggtgttgcctcgatctcacctccaacatcctacctctcctaaccCTATTCTCCGAGAAGTATACAatggtctctgcaagtggatcgctagcttatggatgggcggagcatcacggtcgctttagacggtgattgttctgataccatgaccattaacgctggcgttccacaagggtCGGTGCCCTActccacgcttttcatcctgtatatcaatgatatgctgtctattgatggcatgtattgctatgcggatgacagcacgggggatgcgcgatatatcggccatcagagtctctctcgaagcgtggtgcaagagagacgatcaaaacttgtgtctgaagtggagaactctctggggcgagtctccaaatggggtgaattgaaattggttcaattcaacccgttaaagacacaagtttgcgcgttcactgcgaagaaggacccctttgtcatagcgccgcaattccaaggagtatccctgcaaccttccgagagtattgggatacttggggtcgacatttcgagcgatgtccagtttcggagtcatttggaaggcaaagccaagttggcgtccaaaatgctgggagtcctcaacggagcgaagcggtacttcacgcctggacaaaggcttctgctttataaagcacaagtccggcctcgcgtggagtactgctctcatctctgggccggggctcccaaataccagcttcttccatttgactccatacagaggagggccgttcggattgtcgataatcccagtcTCACGGAtagtttggaacctctgggtctgcggagggacttcggttctctctgtattttataccgtatgttccatggggagtgctctgaggaattgttcgagatgataccggcatctcgtttttaccatagcaccgcccgccaccggagtagagttcatccatactacctggagccactgcggtcatccacagtgcgattccagagatattttttgccacgtaccatccggctatggaatgagctcccctccatggtgtttcccgagcgctatgacatgtccttcttcaaacgaggcggagaggtggagagtattaagcggtaagcagcggcttgggtctgcccctggcattgctgaagtccatggggtacggtaaccactcaccatcaggtgggccgtatggtcgtctacttacaagggcaatatacatatataataaaattatcattcaCAGCACGCTACAATGTACATAATCTGTCAATTGTTTCTATTAAATCCATTAGTTTGTATTTAGCGGTAGTGATTCTAAAGCATCCTaaaaacatcatcatcatcatagtcggttgctcttggcagagcagtcgtggtcatgtggaattcttgtttattaaagccttgacagatgttatCCATAGTTTgggaactgaggcttggcgcacgcactcgttaggtggggttttagtaaggtctttcacctgatcagtccaacaCATGGGGCTTCTTCTACGAGATCTCTTACAaatattatctttaaaatacaaaataataaacttgACAGTATGAATTTGACTCACTCGTTAGTGCAGTAATTAGCGGCCCTCAATATTGTGGCGAGGGTCGCGGGCTTTATTTCCCACATCGAGCAAATATTGCGTGATGAAAAGGCTTGTTTGATCTTTACTTGGgagtttattatctatgtatgtcggcgcgtgtttttataaaccattagttcatgactaataaagatgggacgacaaacaacaggtgcaaacattaatcgaaaacaacacgtgcaagataagaatcgtaaacaacatcgtcctaccacgataccttgctattaaaacgctccgttgttgtctctcgagctcagaagcgagcgagtcgccgtatCGGACGGagcgctcctgcgtaatatacgctctgagtttatttctggttttattgacttacgaagaccgcccgcttaccatgtcgctacccgaaaatggaaatactccaacatgtATACATCGGCGCAACCCTGCTATTATAGTAAAGAAAGCGATTGGTGGTAGTCTATGCCATGCGGCACATGTCACACATTCCCGAACCctatggaggaaagtcacatgcGGTCGCGATCCTCAACAGTGAGGGAACAATGAAGAAAAAGTATAGAATCTGCCAACATTAAGAGGTTCGATAcggagtggcgaccgcgtacggGAAGACGTAGCacgggtaggcctcccacaagatggaccgacgagcTGTTGAGGTTCGtgggaatccgctggatgcagcagcgcaggaccgctctttatggcgaggcttgggggatgcctatgtccagtagtggacgtctgtgggctgatagaaaaaGAATCGAAAAAATAACTAGGCTAAATTAAGGACCTCGGGGTCGGGAACCAGATGACTACGGTAGTTAGaacaatttctatttatttaaattaatataggtAGTGTAAATagtcaaattattttataatcaatCGGTCAACtttctataaataatttaaatatcgtGATTGTACCAGTCAATTGGAGATGTGTACTACAGGAGTTCAGGACTCCAAAATCACACTTTTTTAAGgatttttatgacctggtagctaagacctgtcatgtcttattttaatttatattcttattttttataaaaaaatgataatatggagtgaatgaaatgaagatgattaatttgagacattaatcaactgggattaaattaaatgaaatgaaatgagaactgtagatatgggatgaaatataatctcattgGTGGTCATTggtgagattttttcagtggactttttggaggatctcgaaaagctacatccagcggctttgtttcattttcccatatttgtgcactttcacagatattaaaaagtgaataaaccaccgttacaCATTTAAACACATGCCAAAAATACAGGCAGAGCAAGGGAGTATGTGGCAGGACGAGTATATGGAAGCTTAAAGAAAGACCAGACAAGTTATAAGAACAGCCACGCGAGAGCACATGAATGACATAATGAAGAATATGGAAAACCTAATAAGTACGAATCAGGCTCGAAAATTCTACCAGGAAATAAGATCAGTAAAGAAGGCATACCAACCAATTGCACAATTTCTTGAAGACGAAGACGGAAACCTTGTGACTAACATTCGTGAGCTCAATGTAATGTGGAGTCAGTACTTTCAAAACCTTCTGAATTGCCCGCCGCCGACGGAAGATTTAGATGACAACCTCCAAGGTCCTGCGGAGGAAGAAGTGGAGCCACTGAACTTCAAAGAAATCAAAAATGCTATTATGAGGCTTAAGAATAACAAAGCGTCAGGTATTGACAACCTACCATCTGAACTGTGGAAATACGGCGGAGAAGCCTTGCAGTCCAGATTTTACAATCTTATTAAAATGATATGGGAATCTGAACAACAACCTGTCGAGTGGTATTCGGGGGTCATCTGCCCCATACACAAAAAAGGCAGCCGGAAAAAATGCAGTAACTACAGAAGAATTGCTTTACTACCTACAGCGTACAAAATACTGtcttatagtaaccggcaaacttcttgagcaaatgaccttgactgcgcagaaccgaattttagatcactttggtggtgagggtgaggcgcgacggcaggggaaatcgtatcgagcgcgttattggtagatcagtcgaaccttgcgtcccgcaccgcgcccgtgtaccgcttgctcccaaaagtacgcttgcgtacagtgaaaagtctgtCGTTATTAACTGTTacgttatttgtattatttgctTGTTgcctttgttgccattgctaaatgttgagtgtttgttgattttttataaaaaatacactatgccgcgacaaactggtgtagtattcaaaataaagggtagaaaaattgtgtacgacgtatattgcttcattataaaacaggggaagaatgatatggaaaaagtaaaacagacttcggaagcaacaaaaacatcagtgagtactgttaagtgcattattaacgaagctaaaggctctcgccgtgtttcggactccgggtaagaaaagatcagggaagaagaaagttaccagaatggatagtttcgttcaatctgtaataaaaagatgtaataataataactacataacaagcagcgaaactccgtatcgtagaaaggcttcgaaaaattta is from Bombyx mori chromosome 6, ASM3026992v2 and encodes:
- the LOC105843006 gene encoding uncharacterized protein LOC105843006 — encoded protein: MKNMENLISTNQARKFYQEIRSVKKAYQPIAQFLEDEDGNLVTNIRELNVMWSQYFQNLLNCPPPTEDLDDNLQGPAEEEVEPLNFKEIKNAIMRLKNNKASGIDNLPSELWKYGGEALQSRFYNLIKMIWESEQQPVEWYSGVICPIHKKGSRKKCNFAKAYDSIDRSTLYRILTHFKIPQKLVRVVEVATRESRMTVRVGATLTDKFDVVSGLRQGDALSPMLFNLALGHAIIWKVNTLNGGVWLNGQHRVIGYAADLALLGERNQHVINALNCL